Proteins co-encoded in one Acinetobacter lwoffii genomic window:
- a CDS encoding aliphatic sulfonate ABC transporter substrate-binding protein has protein sequence MSHLKTVSYISLALLSFSLTGCQKQEAQQKTAADTKETQPVKTIAIGFQKSALNLLVARDEKLLEQQFPNAKIEWKEFPAGPQMLEALAVGAVDYGYVGNTPPIFAQAADKALSYVAFEKVAGNSLAVVVPKDSAIQNIQQLKGKRIAVQKGSSAHELLAKTLEKAGLEWSEIQAIWLPPADARAAFDKKAIDAWAIWDPFLGAAEFDSQVKVLIESSDFPQTYSFYIGNPEFIRKHPDSPGKFIQALNASDQWILKNQTVALDIYQKSTGLKPEVAKVAFERRLKPSPVQPLTPEVIKAQQNIADLFQQVQLIPKTISVQQQIWSPAATH, from the coding sequence ATGAGTCATTTAAAAACAGTTTCTTATATCAGTTTAGCGTTATTGAGCTTTAGTCTGACTGGCTGTCAGAAACAGGAAGCACAGCAAAAGACTGCTGCAGACACCAAAGAAACACAACCGGTAAAAACCATTGCGATTGGCTTTCAGAAATCAGCCTTGAATCTACTGGTGGCACGCGATGAAAAGCTATTAGAACAACAATTCCCGAATGCCAAAATTGAATGGAAAGAGTTTCCGGCAGGTCCACAAATGCTGGAAGCCTTAGCGGTCGGTGCAGTGGATTATGGCTATGTGGGAAATACTCCGCCTATTTTTGCACAGGCGGCAGACAAAGCCCTGAGCTACGTGGCCTTTGAAAAAGTGGCGGGAAATTCTTTGGCCGTGGTCGTGCCGAAAGACAGTGCGATTCAAAACATTCAACAGTTGAAAGGAAAACGGATCGCGGTTCAAAAAGGTTCAAGTGCCCATGAACTTCTGGCCAAAACCCTGGAAAAAGCAGGATTGGAGTGGTCAGAGATTCAAGCCATTTGGCTTCCCCCTGCGGATGCACGTGCTGCTTTTGACAAAAAAGCCATTGATGCCTGGGCAATCTGGGATCCCTTTCTGGGTGCAGCCGAGTTCGACAGCCAGGTTAAGGTGCTGATTGAATCCAGTGACTTTCCACAAACCTACTCCTTTTATATCGGCAATCCCGAATTTATTCGGAAGCATCCGGATAGCCCCGGGAAGTTTATTCAGGCTTTAAATGCCTCTGACCAGTGGATTCTTAAAAATCAGACTGTAGCTCTAGATATTTATCAGAAAAGTACCGGTCTGAAACCAGAAGTGGCGAAAGTTGCATTTGAGCGTCGTCTTAAACCTTCGCCGGTTCAACCTTTAACTCCGGAAGTGATAAAAGCCCAACAGAATATTGCCGATCTCTTCCAGCAGGTTCAACTGATTCCCAAAACCATCAGCGTCCAGCAACAGATCTGGTCGCCAGCAGCCACACATTGA
- the ssuD gene encoding FMNH2-dependent alkanesulfonate monooxygenase: MKIFWFIPTHGDSRYLGTSKGARVVDHTYMKQIAVAVDNLGYEGVLIPTGRSCEDPWLTAASLIDATKKLKFLVALRPGVTTPALAARMTATFDRLSNGRVLLNLVTGGDEQELKGDGVYEDHTTRYKTATEYTTIWREILKRSHTGESFTFHGERLSVDDAKLLYPPIQQPHPPLWFGGSSDDAIELATDQVDTYLTWGEPPAAVKEKIAVVKAKAAAKGRELNYGIRLHVIVRETNEQAWAAAEELIQYVDDATIAAAQAKFKSMDSVGQRRMAELHNGDRSKLEVSPNLWAGVGLVRGGAGTALVGDPETVATRIQEYADLGISTFIFSGYPHLEESIRFAELVFPLLPLETQQKLTQPNLTGPFGEIVANNYTPDENKQAEKIKESA, translated from the coding sequence ATGAAAATTTTCTGGTTTATCCCCACTCATGGCGACAGTCGTTACTTAGGCACCAGCAAGGGCGCACGTGTTGTAGATCATACCTACATGAAGCAGATTGCCGTTGCGGTAGATAACTTAGGTTATGAAGGGGTGCTAATTCCGACTGGCCGTTCTTGTGAAGATCCATGGTTAACCGCAGCCAGCCTGATTGATGCGACCAAAAAATTAAAATTCCTGGTGGCGCTGCGTCCAGGCGTGACCACTCCGGCACTGGCTGCACGTATGACCGCGACCTTTGACCGCTTGTCCAATGGCCGGGTGCTGCTGAATCTGGTGACTGGCGGTGATGAACAGGAACTAAAAGGTGACGGCGTCTATGAAGATCACACAACCCGCTATAAAACGGCGACCGAATACACCACCATCTGGCGTGAAATTTTAAAACGCTCGCATACTGGTGAAAGCTTCACATTCCATGGTGAACGCTTAAGTGTCGATGATGCAAAATTGCTGTATCCACCCATTCAGCAGCCGCATCCGCCTTTATGGTTTGGTGGCTCATCGGATGATGCCATTGAGCTGGCCACGGATCAGGTCGATACTTACTTGACCTGGGGCGAGCCACCGGCAGCAGTCAAAGAAAAAATTGCAGTGGTAAAAGCCAAGGCTGCAGCTAAAGGTCGTGAACTGAATTACGGGATCCGTTTACACGTGATCGTACGCGAAACCAATGAGCAGGCCTGGGCGGCGGCTGAAGAACTGATTCAATATGTGGATGATGCCACTATCGCTGCAGCCCAAGCCAAGTTCAAATCCATGGACTCGGTCGGTCAGCGCCGTATGGCAGAACTGCACAATGGCGATCGCAGCAAACTCGAAGTTTCTCCAAACCTCTGGGCAGGTGTGGGTCTGGTTCGTGGTGGTGCAGGTACGGCACTGGTCGGCGATCCGGAAACTGTCGCTACACGTATCCAGGAATATGCCGATCTGGGGATCAGCACCTTTATTTTCTCAGGCTATCCACATCTGGAAGAATCCATCCGTTTTGCAGAACTGGTATTCCCTTTACTTCCACTGGAAACCCAGCAAAAACTCACTCAACCAAACTTGACCGGTCCATTTGGTGAAATCGTGGCGAACAACTACACACCGGACGAGAACAAGCAGGCTGAGAAAATTAAGGAGTCTGCTTAA
- the ssuC gene encoding aliphatic sulfonate ABC transporter permease SsuC, with protein MSKVGSVETLTPKQVSRGTILEQHLLPWLVPIFLIAVWQIASSTGLLESRILPAPSAVVLAFWNLLLSGELWTHVQVSAGRAISGLLVGGGLGLLLGLLNGSSKTASTLLDTTLQMIRNIPALALIPLVILWFGIDESAKLFLVAIGVFFPIYINTYHGIRSVDPQLIEMGKSYGLTRWQLYKEIILPGAMPSILVGLRFSLGLVWVLLIVAETISAQSGIGYMTMNAREFLQTDVVLVGILLYALLGKLADVLAVALERFLLRWHAGYQK; from the coding sequence ATGTCAAAAGTCGGTTCCGTTGAAACCCTGACCCCAAAGCAGGTTTCACGTGGAACAATTCTGGAGCAGCATCTGCTGCCCTGGCTGGTTCCAATTTTCTTGATTGCAGTTTGGCAAATTGCCTCTAGCACAGGCCTGCTGGAAAGCCGGATTCTGCCTGCACCGAGTGCCGTGGTTTTAGCCTTCTGGAATTTATTGCTCAGCGGTGAACTGTGGACGCATGTGCAAGTCAGTGCAGGACGTGCCATCAGCGGATTATTGGTAGGTGGTGGTTTGGGCCTATTGCTGGGTCTGTTAAATGGTTCATCCAAAACTGCCTCTACCCTGCTCGACACCACCTTGCAGATGATCCGCAATATTCCTGCACTGGCACTCATTCCCCTAGTCATCTTATGGTTCGGGATTGATGAATCTGCCAAATTGTTTCTGGTGGCGATTGGGGTATTTTTCCCGATTTATATCAATACCTATCATGGGATTCGTTCCGTCGATCCGCAATTGATCGAGATGGGCAAAAGCTATGGCTTAACTCGCTGGCAACTGTATAAAGAAATTATTCTGCCGGGTGCGATGCCGTCAATTCTGGTCGGACTGCGTTTTTCTCTAGGTCTGGTCTGGGTATTGTTAATCGTGGCCGAAACCATTTCCGCCCAGTCTGGTATTGGTTATATGACCATGAATGCACGTGAATTTTTGCAAACTGACGTGGTTCTGGTAGGTATTTTATTGTATGCCCTGCTCGGCAAACTGGCCGATGTTCTGGCCGTGGCCTTAGAGCGATTCCTGCTGCGCTGGCATGCCGGCTATCAAAAATAA
- a CDS encoding ABC transporter ATP-binding protein produces the protein MTDLSLGRHANDPIVPLDQPAAEINPAAVIGAEIIIEQLHKFYGSVKVLEDLDLHIQPGEFLAIVGRSGCGKSTLLRLIADLEQQSYGEIKFKSARHIREGITTDDIRVMFQDPRLLPWRSIEQNVQLGLPKEQHAKASQMLEKVGLKEKTGLWPSQLSGGQRQRTALARALSHQPRILLLDEPLGALDALTRLEMQNLIERLWTEQGFTTILVTHDVSEAVQLADRIILLDKGHIAKEFKVNLPRPRQKSVTFAELEQEVLQAVLAT, from the coding sequence ATGACTGATCTCAGTTTAGGGCGTCATGCCAATGACCCGATTGTGCCACTGGACCAACCTGCGGCAGAGATCAATCCTGCTGCAGTGATCGGTGCCGAAATTATCATTGAACAGCTGCACAAGTTTTACGGTTCGGTCAAGGTTCTGGAAGATCTGGACCTGCATATCCAGCCGGGTGAATTTCTGGCAATTGTTGGTCGCAGCGGTTGTGGTAAAAGTACCTTATTGCGCCTGATTGCCGATCTGGAACAGCAAAGCTACGGCGAAATCAAGTTTAAGTCAGCCCGGCATATTCGCGAAGGCATTACTACCGATGATATCCGGGTGATGTTTCAGGACCCTCGCCTGCTGCCCTGGCGCAGCATCGAACAGAATGTTCAACTCGGTTTACCGAAGGAGCAGCATGCCAAAGCTTCGCAAATGCTGGAAAAGGTCGGACTCAAAGAAAAAACTGGACTGTGGCCTTCACAGCTTTCTGGAGGACAACGGCAACGTACCGCCTTGGCGCGGGCATTATCGCATCAGCCGCGTATTCTACTGCTGGATGAACCGCTCGGCGCCTTGGATGCCCTGACACGTCTGGAAATGCAGAACCTGATTGAACGTCTCTGGACCGAGCAAGGCTTTACCACCATTCTGGTCACGCACGATGTCAGTGAAGCAGTGCAATTGGCAGACCGGATTATCTTGCTGGACAAAGGCCATATTGCCAAAGAATTTAAGGTCAATTTGCCACGTCCCCGGCAAAAAAGTGTGACATTTGCAGAACTAGAACAGGAGGTCTTGCAGGCAGTTTTAGCGACCTGA
- a CDS encoding TetR family transcriptional regulator C-terminal domain-containing protein, whose translation MEQKKSTQKRNQLLNAALDVFSLYGFNGASLDEIAQIAEMHKSNIFYYYENKEALYVEVLTTVLQKWLAPLQTLEAELEPEEAITNYLMQKIEVSRTQPKASRLFALEVIQGAPHILEILKGPLKKLVKRKAKVISNWQEQGKISADIDPELLILNIWAITQNYADFATQMEMVTGKTLRNRSMQQRIIQHTVHMMLYGVIPRTDK comes from the coding sequence ATGGAACAAAAAAAGAGTACTCAAAAACGCAATCAGCTGCTAAATGCTGCACTAGACGTATTTTCCCTATATGGTTTTAATGGGGCAAGCCTGGATGAAATCGCACAAATTGCAGAAATGCATAAGTCGAATATTTTCTATTATTATGAAAATAAAGAAGCCCTGTATGTCGAGGTATTAACCACCGTTTTACAAAAATGGCTGGCGCCTTTACAAACCCTGGAAGCTGAACTTGAACCTGAAGAAGCGATCACCAATTATTTGATGCAAAAAATTGAAGTGTCGCGTACCCAGCCTAAAGCATCCCGTTTATTTGCTTTGGAGGTGATTCAAGGTGCACCGCATATTCTGGAAATTTTAAAAGGTCCGCTGAAAAAACTGGTCAAGCGTAAAGCCAAAGTAATTTCCAACTGGCAGGAGCAAGGCAAGATTTCTGCAGATATTGATCCTGAGTTACTGATTCTGAATATTTGGGCGATTACCCAGAACTATGCAGACTTTGCGACCCAAATGGAAATGGTCACGGGTAAAACCTTGCGTAACCGCAGCATGCAGCAACGCATTATCCAGCATACGGTACACATGATGTTATACGGCGTGATTCCACGCACGGATAAATAA
- a CDS encoding 5'-methylthioadenosine/S-adenosylhomocysteine nucleosidase family protein has protein sequence MSDLALIMALPNESKGLFEAEGIQVHYSGIGKVNAAFKAFEVIQNTGCSTLLNLGSAGSSHFNAHELVEVTQFVQRDMDVSPLGFEVGMTPMDQHFPGAIELDSFFDHLPKGICGTGDSFETGISKVACNLVDMEGYALAKVCKKLGVRLISVKYITDGANETAHLDWEENLLLGAKKLLDLYQMVK, from the coding sequence ATGTCCGATCTGGCGCTCATCATGGCTCTACCCAATGAATCCAAAGGCTTGTTTGAAGCAGAAGGCATTCAGGTACATTACAGCGGGATTGGCAAAGTCAACGCGGCCTTTAAAGCCTTTGAGGTGATTCAGAACACCGGTTGCAGTACCTTGCTGAATTTGGGAAGCGCGGGGAGTTCGCATTTCAATGCGCATGAACTGGTCGAAGTCACGCAATTTGTACAGCGTGATATGGATGTGTCGCCCCTCGGCTTTGAGGTCGGTATGACCCCGATGGATCAGCATTTCCCGGGTGCGATTGAGCTGGATTCTTTCTTTGACCATTTGCCGAAAGGGATTTGTGGAACAGGCGACAGCTTTGAAACCGGTATTTCAAAAGTGGCGTGTAATCTGGTCGATATGGAAGGCTATGCCTTGGCCAAAGTCTGTAAAAAGCTGGGCGTTCGGCTGATTTCAGTGAAATACATTACTGATGGAGCCAATGAGACTGCGCATCTGGATTGGGAAGAAAATCTGTTATTGGGTGCGAAAAAATTATTAGATTTATATCAAATGGTAAAATAA
- the ribF gene encoding bifunctional riboflavin kinase/FAD synthetase yields the protein MQLLRLNALASHSELPKTAVTIGNFDGVHLGHQAMIRQLQQVAKAQGLKSVVMIFEPQPLEYFQGYDAPPRISSLREKVEYLTELGVDYIAVAKFDHTFRSLTAEAFADILKEKLNARHLVLGDDFHFGKNRQGNSEFLRNYGFEVTNLNTIALDGERVSSTRIRQTLQAGDLALAAQLLGRPYSITGRVQYGDQIGRTIDFPTINVRLNRHKPCLNGIYGVEVICETLSLKDKVKADSAAQTGIAGYDPTALFGAGHVGTRPAIKQAHPEWRLEVHFPDVSANLYGLLMRVTFLNYLHGEKDYPSLEALKAGIDDDVEKLLEFRRNHPTFPF from the coding sequence ATGCAGCTGCTCCGTCTAAATGCTTTAGCCTCTCATTCTGAATTACCCAAAACTGCCGTGACCATCGGTAATTTTGACGGCGTGCATTTAGGCCATCAGGCGATGATCCGTCAGCTGCAACAGGTGGCCAAAGCACAGGGTTTAAAATCTGTAGTGATGATTTTCGAGCCGCAACCACTTGAATACTTTCAGGGTTATGATGCTCCACCGCGTATTTCATCATTGCGTGAAAAAGTTGAATATCTGACTGAGCTGGGTGTGGACTATATCGCAGTGGCGAAATTTGACCATACTTTTCGCAGCCTGACTGCAGAAGCCTTTGCCGACATTTTAAAAGAAAAACTGAATGCCCGGCATCTGGTCTTGGGCGATGATTTTCACTTTGGTAAAAACCGCCAAGGCAACAGTGAATTCTTGCGCAATTACGGCTTTGAAGTCACCAATTTAAATACCATTGCTCTAGATGGTGAGCGTGTCAGTTCCACCCGGATTCGCCAGACCTTACAAGCCGGTGATTTAGCCTTGGCCGCACAATTGCTGGGTCGTCCTTATAGCATTACCGGGCGGGTGCAATATGGTGATCAGATTGGTCGAACCATTGATTTCCCCACCATTAATGTACGGCTCAACCGTCATAAGCCCTGTCTGAATGGCATTTACGGGGTGGAAGTCATTTGCGAAACCCTATCCTTAAAAGACAAGGTAAAAGCCGATTCTGCAGCGCAAACAGGCATTGCAGGTTATGACCCCACTGCTCTGTTTGGGGCAGGTCATGTCGGCACACGTCCAGCCATCAAACAAGCACATCCAGAGTGGCGATTAGAAGTACATTTTCCAGATGTTTCTGCTAATCTGTATGGCCTGTTGATGCGGGTGACGTTCTTAAACTATTTACATGGCGAAAAGGACTATCCTTCGCTTGAAGCGCTAAAAGCCGGAATTGATGATGATGTCGAGAAACTGCTTGAGTTTCGTCGAAATCACCCCACATTTCCCTTTTAA